In Geopsychrobacter electrodiphilus DSM 16401, a single window of DNA contains:
- the asnS gene encoding asparagine--tRNA ligase produces the protein MQTRIPIKNILAANQPQTQTKVCGWVRSVRSGKEVSFIALNDGSCFATLQLVVDPQLLETLPPGLGTGACLSVIGDLIASPAEGQDWELTVTALELLGGVDESFPLQKKRHSFEFLRSIAHLRPRSNSFGAVFRMRSALAFAVHQYFQQRNFVNVHTPIITANDCEGAGEMFRVTTLDPQNPPHKAGQVDWSRDFFGARTGLTVSGQLQGELFATAFSDIYTFGPTFRAENSNTSRHAAEFWMIEPERAFCDLTGNCDLAEDFLRYMVGYALEHCREDLDFFDQRIEKGLIDKLQSLYKAEFHRVSYTAAVSQLQNSGQSFEFPVVWGNDLQSEHERYLTEKIYGGPVFVTDYPKGIKAFYMRDNDDGKTVAAMDLLVPRVGEIIGGSQREERLDRLQQKMAAQGIAAGDLDWYLDIRRWGSCAHAGFGLGFERLLMYLTGMENIRDVIPFPRTPGHADF, from the coding sequence ATGCAAACAAGGATTCCCATAAAAAATATTCTGGCGGCAAATCAACCGCAGACCCAGACGAAGGTGTGTGGCTGGGTCCGTTCAGTGCGGAGCGGGAAAGAGGTTTCTTTTATCGCGCTGAATGACGGCAGCTGTTTTGCGACCCTGCAACTGGTGGTTGACCCGCAGCTGCTGGAGACTCTCCCGCCCGGACTTGGCACCGGCGCCTGTTTGAGCGTGATCGGTGATCTGATCGCCTCTCCGGCGGAGGGACAGGACTGGGAGTTGACGGTCACCGCCCTCGAGCTGCTGGGCGGCGTTGATGAGAGTTTCCCGCTGCAGAAGAAGCGTCACAGCTTCGAGTTTTTACGCAGTATCGCCCACCTGCGCCCACGCTCGAACAGTTTCGGCGCCGTTTTTCGCATGCGCAGTGCCCTCGCTTTTGCGGTGCACCAATATTTTCAGCAACGCAACTTTGTCAATGTCCACACCCCGATCATCACTGCCAACGATTGCGAGGGGGCAGGGGAGATGTTCCGGGTGACGACTCTTGACCCGCAAAATCCGCCACACAAAGCGGGACAGGTTGACTGGTCGCGTGACTTCTTTGGCGCGCGCACCGGCTTAACCGTCAGCGGCCAGCTGCAGGGGGAGCTCTTTGCCACCGCCTTCTCCGATATCTATACCTTCGGTCCGACCTTTCGTGCCGAAAATTCCAACACCAGCCGTCACGCCGCCGAGTTTTGGATGATCGAGCCCGAAAGGGCCTTTTGTGATCTGACTGGCAACTGCGATCTGGCCGAGGACTTTCTGCGTTACATGGTTGGCTATGCGCTGGAGCATTGCCGTGAAGATCTCGACTTCTTCGATCAGCGCATCGAAAAGGGCCTGATCGACAAACTGCAGAGCCTGTATAAGGCTGAATTCCATCGCGTCAGCTACACCGCGGCGGTCAGTCAATTGCAGAATTCAGGGCAGAGCTTTGAATTTCCGGTGGTCTGGGGGAACGATCTGCAATCGGAGCATGAGCGGTATCTGACCGAAAAGATCTACGGCGGGCCGGTGTTTGTCACCGATTACCCCAAGGGGATCAAGGCGTTTTACATGCGCGATAACGACGACGGCAAGACCGTCGCGGCGATGGATCTGCTGGTGCCGCGCGTCGGCGAGATTATCGGCGGAAGTCAGCGTGAAGAGCGTCTCGACCGCCTGCAGCAGAAGATGGCCGCCCAGGGGATCGCCGCAGGAGACCTCGACTGGTATCTCGATATCCGCCGCTGGGGAAGCTGTGCCCATGCCGGCTTCGGCCTGGGTTTCGAGCGGCTGCTGATGTACCTGACCGGGATGGAGAATATCCGCGACGTCATTCCCTTCCCGCGGACTCCGGGTCATGCAGATTTCTAG
- a CDS encoding OmpA family protein produces MKIQKQVLIAFSLLTLILAGCIQPNDPNKNTKQKAGIGAAVGALAGAFIGYQADHSGGALKGALIGGAAGGALGAGAGYYMDKQQAEFEQALSAERAANQIEVERLQNENLKITMNSEVSFDFNSSRLQPAFERSLDKVADILTRYPRTSIKIIGHTDNVGSEVYNQQLSEKRAMAVGHVLEGRGVAASRIITSGRGESEPRATNDTEAGRQLNRRVEMLIVPDSDIK; encoded by the coding sequence ATGAAAATCCAGAAACAAGTCCTGATTGCCTTTTCTCTTTTGACCCTGATCCTTGCTGGTTGTATCCAACCCAACGACCCGAATAAAAACACCAAGCAGAAGGCTGGCATCGGCGCCGCCGTTGGGGCTTTGGCCGGGGCGTTCATCGGTTATCAGGCGGATCATTCAGGCGGCGCGCTCAAGGGCGCACTGATCGGCGGCGCTGCTGGTGGTGCCCTGGGGGCTGGCGCCGGCTATTACATGGATAAACAGCAAGCCGAGTTCGAACAGGCACTGTCCGCAGAGCGTGCGGCCAACCAGATTGAAGTCGAACGCTTACAGAATGAAAATTTGAAAATTACCATGAATTCTGAAGTCTCTTTCGATTTTAATTCGTCACGCCTGCAACCCGCCTTCGAGCGGAGCCTCGACAAGGTTGCCGATATTCTCACCCGCTATCCGCGGACCAGCATCAAAATCATCGGTCATACCGATAATGTCGGTTCCGAGGTTTATAACCAGCAGCTCTCCGAGAAGCGTGCCATGGCTGTAGGCCATGTCCTGGAAGGACGTGGGGTTGCCGCCTCCCGGATCATCACCAGTGGCCGCGGCGAGTCTGAGCCGCGTGCGACCAACGATACCGAGGCGGGTCGCCAGTTGAATCGCCGGGTTGAGATGCTGATTGTCCCGGACAGTGATATCAAGTAG
- a CDS encoding peptide chain release factor 3: protein MSHRLLKEIAKRRTFGIISHPDAGKTTLTEKLLLFGGAIQMAGAVKSRKTSRHATSDWMSIEKERGISVTTSVMKFNHHDYEINLLDTPGHQDFSEDTYRVLTAVDSALMVIDSGKGVEPQTEKLMEVCRMRNTPVLTFINKLDREGLAPLDLLADIEDKLQIECSPLSWPIGMGRRFKGVYNLYRNELNLFNPGSGRSEERIKIADLNDPRLDELLGRQADELREDIELLKGAATPLNRDEYLKASQSPVFFGSAINNFGVEEMLDAFCELAPAPGPRMTTTRMVEPSEEDFSGFVFKIQANMDPAHRDRIAFLRICSGKFTRGMKVRHHRIGKEVALGNATIFMAQDRANVEEAYPGDIIGLHNHGTIKIGDTFTPKEELKFTGIPNFAPEHFRRVRLKDPLKSKQLQKGLFQLAEEGAVQVFKPLSGSEFILGAVGVLQFEVTMERLKSEYNVNAVYEGVNYTTARWIQSSDKKRLADFQKKHLNDLSEDAEGHLTYLAASEWRLGHTMEEWPGIDFLKAREHS, encoded by the coding sequence TTGAGTCACAGGCTGCTCAAAGAGATCGCCAAGCGTCGTACCTTCGGCATTATCAGTCACCCCGATGCGGGAAAGACTACCCTGACCGAAAAGCTGCTGCTCTTCGGCGGCGCCATCCAGATGGCCGGCGCGGTCAAGTCGCGCAAGACCAGCCGGCATGCCACCAGTGACTGGATGAGTATCGAAAAAGAGCGCGGCATCTCGGTCACCACCAGTGTGATGAAGTTCAATCATCACGACTATGAGATCAACCTGCTTGATACGCCAGGCCACCAGGATTTTTCCGAGGATACCTATCGGGTGTTGACGGCGGTCGACTCGGCGCTGATGGTGATCGACAGCGGTAAGGGGGTTGAGCCGCAGACCGAAAAGCTGATGGAGGTCTGCCGCATGCGTAATACCCCGGTGCTGACCTTCATCAACAAGCTGGATCGTGAAGGTCTGGCACCCCTCGACCTGCTGGCTGATATTGAAGATAAGCTGCAGATTGAGTGCTCGCCGCTCTCCTGGCCAATCGGCATGGGGAGACGCTTCAAGGGGGTATACAATCTCTATCGTAATGAGCTCAATCTGTTTAACCCCGGTTCGGGACGCAGCGAAGAACGGATCAAGATTGCCGACCTCAACGATCCGCGCCTGGATGAACTGCTCGGCCGGCAGGCCGATGAGTTGCGTGAAGATATCGAACTGCTGAAAGGTGCGGCCACCCCCTTAAATCGTGACGAATATTTGAAAGCCAGCCAGAGCCCGGTTTTTTTCGGCAGTGCGATCAATAACTTCGGGGTAGAAGAGATGCTTGACGCCTTCTGTGAACTGGCTCCGGCGCCAGGACCGCGCATGACCACGACTCGCATGGTTGAGCCGAGTGAAGAGGATTTTTCCGGATTCGTGTTTAAGATTCAGGCGAATATGGACCCGGCGCACCGCGACCGGATCGCCTTTTTACGCATTTGCAGCGGCAAGTTTACCCGCGGTATGAAGGTCCGGCATCACCGGATCGGCAAGGAGGTTGCGCTCGGCAACGCCACCATCTTCATGGCCCAGGACCGCGCCAACGTCGAGGAGGCCTACCCCGGGGATATCATCGGGCTGCATAACCACGGCACGATCAAGATCGGTGACACCTTCACCCCCAAGGAAGAGTTGAAATTTACCGGCATCCCCAATTTTGCCCCGGAGCATTTCCGCCGGGTGCGGCTGAAGGATCCCCTCAAGTCCAAACAGCTGCAGAAGGGTCTCTTTCAGCTCGCTGAAGAGGGGGCGGTGCAGGTGTTTAAACCCCTGTCCGGTTCAGAATTTATTCTGGGGGCGGTCGGAGTGCTGCAGTTTGAGGTTACGATGGAGCGCCTGAAGTCGGAATACAATGTCAACGCTGTCTATGAAGGGGTCAATTACACCACCGCACGCTGGATTCAGTCGAGCGACAAGAAGCGCCTCGCCGATTTTCAGAAGAAACATCTAAATGATCTCTCCGAGGACGCCGAAGGACATCTGACTTACCTCGCCGCCAGTGAGTGGCGACTTGGACATACTATGGAAGAGTGGCCCGGGATAGATTTTTTGAAGGCCCGTGAACATAGCTGA
- a CDS encoding Ig-like domain-containing protein → MKSLLLLLVMLALVGCARPPEQIYTHPKTGKADLTVDLGECAAVADRFGFINMSPVHNYPMADMKDYFQRKKVFNFCMLKKGYERGESITVDETTTSVIVADSFLTTGETSLVTISFNTAVGGLEKSDLTVTNGTLSEVKTTDRGLTWTAILTPTPGVEAANNVIALDNSGVINAVSNPGSGITYSNPYSIDSLRPTVAININPTALGSASVDFATTDISVANGTYSSIVNFIFSEAPVDFSESDISVANGVIGSLVKDDATHYHATFTAAKNFVGRGSITVNAAKFTDAARNENAAAIPVSVAIDTLHPTITAYR, encoded by the coding sequence ATGAAATCTCTGCTGTTGCTGCTGGTCATGTTGGCCCTGGTCGGTTGTGCCAGGCCTCCTGAGCAGATCTATACCCACCCCAAAACTGGTAAGGCCGATCTCACGGTGGATCTTGGCGAGTGTGCGGCTGTGGCCGACCGGTTCGGCTTTATCAATATGAGCCCGGTGCATAATTATCCCATGGCTGACATGAAGGATTATTTCCAGCGCAAGAAGGTTTTCAACTTCTGTATGCTGAAAAAGGGTTACGAGAGGGGCGAATCAATCACGGTCGATGAAACGACTACCAGCGTCATTGTTGCCGATTCCTTCCTGACGACGGGAGAAACCTCCCTGGTGACCATCTCCTTCAATACGGCAGTCGGCGGCCTGGAAAAGAGCGACCTGACCGTTACCAACGGCACGTTGTCAGAGGTCAAAACGACCGATCGCGGCCTGACCTGGACGGCGATTCTGACACCCACGCCTGGCGTGGAAGCGGCTAATAACGTTATTGCCCTGGACAATTCCGGCGTTATTAATGCCGTGAGTAATCCTGGCAGCGGAATTACCTATTCAAACCCTTACAGCATCGACAGTCTGCGTCCCACCGTTGCGATCAATATCAACCCCACCGCTCTGGGGAGTGCGTCGGTCGATTTCGCGACGACTGACATCTCAGTCGCAAACGGGACCTACAGCTCCATCGTAAACTTCATCTTCAGTGAAGCTCCGGTCGATTTTTCCGAGAGTGACATCAGCGTCGCAAATGGCGTCATCGGTTCTCTGGTGAAGGATGATGCCACCCACTACCACGCGACCTTTACCGCGGCGAAAAATTTTGTGGGACGTGGCTCTATAACGGTTAACGCCGCCAAGTTTACCGATGCGGCACGCAATGAAAATGCTGCGGCAATTCCGGTCAGCGTTGCGATTGACACCCTGCACCCAACAATCACTGCCTATCGATGA
- the upp gene encoding uracil phosphoribosyltransferase, whose product MAVFEVNHPLVKHKLGLMRHADISTKAFRELASEVARLLTYEATKDLETEKEIIEAWSGPVEVDRIKGKKITVVPILRAGLGMMDGVLDLIPSAKVSVVGLYRNEETLEPVTYFEKMASDMENRTALILDPMLATGGSLDACICMLKQHGCTSIRGIFLVAVPEGIERVTKAHPDVDIYVASIDERLNENGYILPGLGDAGDKIFGTK is encoded by the coding sequence ATGGCCGTTTTTGAAGTGAACCATCCGCTGGTTAAACACAAACTGGGACTGATGCGACATGCCGATATCAGCACCAAGGCGTTTCGTGAACTGGCCTCTGAGGTCGCACGCCTGTTGACCTATGAGGCGACCAAGGATCTCGAAACCGAGAAGGAGATAATTGAAGCCTGGAGCGGCCCAGTCGAAGTTGATCGCATTAAGGGGAAAAAAATCACCGTAGTGCCGATTTTACGAGCCGGTCTGGGGATGATGGATGGCGTCCTCGACCTGATTCCCAGCGCCAAGGTCAGCGTCGTCGGTCTCTACCGCAACGAAGAGACCCTGGAACCGGTCACCTACTTCGAAAAAATGGCCAGTGACATGGAGAATCGGACCGCCCTCATCCTTGATCCGATGCTGGCAACCGGAGGCTCGCTGGATGCCTGCATCTGCATGCTCAAGCAGCATGGCTGCACCAGCATCCGCGGTATTTTTCTGGTTGCGGTCCCGGAGGGTATCGAACGGGTCACCAAAGCACACCCCGACGTCGACATCTATGTCGCCTCCATCGATGAGCGCCTCAATGAAAATGGTTACATCCTGCCCGGTCTGGGTGATGCCGGCGACAAGATCTTCGGCACCAAGTAG
- a CDS encoding DUF1015 domain-containing protein: MNYPGIGLQVPQILLPEKGKDMHHWAVIACDQYSSDEDYWQRLAVETAGVPSTLRLVFPEVYLEAPDGASRIREINQTMEHYLASGVLIEQPAGFILVDRKTSEVESRKGLMVALDLEQYDYNKGATSLIRATEGTILDRLPPRIKVRENAPIELPHIMVLIDDPNRTVIEPLFNTHPEPLYDFELIANGGHIKGYRIDQPAQIEQVVEALTHLADPQSYRSRYQVESEVMLYAMGDGNHSFATAKAIWENLKAQATDQQEIMTHPARYALVELVNLHDPGLEFEAIHRVLFNINPAHLLQEMELWFNGHGEQFTYTPCQTLAAAQALAEAAHEGQGFCCILAGRFGYCHLKAPQLSLDVASLQTFLDDYLTNQPPTRIDYIHGEEAVSCLGKHANNAGFYLPAISKDNFFRTIIIDGALPRKTFSMGEADEKRFYLECRRIR, from the coding sequence ATGAACTATCCCGGCATCGGGCTACAAGTCCCCCAGATTCTACTCCCTGAAAAGGGGAAAGACATGCACCACTGGGCGGTCATCGCCTGCGATCAGTACTCTTCGGATGAAGACTACTGGCAACGGCTGGCGGTTGAAACCGCAGGCGTCCCCTCGACCCTGAGGCTGGTGTTTCCGGAAGTCTACCTGGAAGCGCCGGACGGTGCGTCACGAATCAGGGAGATCAATCAGACCATGGAGCACTACCTGGCCTCTGGCGTACTGATTGAGCAGCCCGCCGGTTTTATTCTGGTCGACCGCAAAACCTCCGAGGTCGAATCGCGCAAGGGGTTGATGGTAGCTCTCGATCTGGAACAGTACGATTACAACAAGGGCGCCACCTCACTGATCCGCGCCACCGAAGGAACGATTCTGGATCGGCTGCCGCCGCGGATCAAGGTACGCGAAAACGCCCCGATTGAACTGCCGCATATCATGGTGCTGATCGACGATCCGAACCGGACCGTAATTGAACCGCTGTTCAACACCCATCCCGAGCCGCTTTACGATTTTGAGCTGATCGCCAATGGCGGTCATATCAAAGGGTATCGAATCGATCAGCCTGCTCAGATTGAGCAGGTGGTTGAGGCCTTGACCCACCTGGCCGATCCGCAGAGCTACCGTTCACGTTACCAGGTAGAGAGCGAGGTCATGCTCTACGCCATGGGGGACGGTAATCACAGCTTTGCAACAGCCAAGGCGATCTGGGAAAACCTGAAAGCGCAGGCGACCGACCAGCAGGAGATTATGACTCATCCGGCCCGCTACGCGCTGGTCGAACTGGTCAACCTGCACGATCCGGGGCTGGAATTTGAAGCGATCCACCGGGTACTGTTCAATATCAACCCGGCGCATCTGCTGCAGGAAATGGAGCTCTGGTTCAACGGTCACGGCGAGCAATTCACCTATACCCCCTGCCAGACCCTGGCAGCGGCTCAGGCGCTGGCCGAAGCGGCCCATGAAGGTCAGGGCTTCTGCTGCATTCTGGCCGGACGATTCGGTTATTGCCATCTCAAAGCCCCGCAACTGAGCCTGGATGTCGCAAGTCTCCAGACCTTTCTGGATGACTATCTGACAAACCAGCCTCCCACCCGGATTGACTATATTCATGGCGAAGAGGCTGTAAGCTGTCTCGGCAAACATGCCAACAACGCCGGGTTCTATCTCCCCGCGATCTCGAAAGACAATTTCTTCCGCACCATCATTATCGACGGCGCCCTGCCGCGCAAAACTTTTTCGATGGGGGAAGCTGACGAGAAGCGATTCTATCTCGAATGCCGGCGCATTCGTTAA
- a CDS encoding HAD family hydrolase, translated as MQQINHVVFDLGKVLVDFSYRQFLPLLRSRGAQIRDAEDFAERVNLIDYEHGRLSTGAFLRGINALLRAPLTEPELQLVWCGIFTPMPQMLHLARQLKSRLQVYILSNTGAIHWQYLCERFALMDMCKDAFPSCEVGHMKPAREIYTLAEKRFGFTPTEVVFIDDRLENVIGAQNCGWHGIQHQSYGQTCEALLELGVHPSEV; from the coding sequence ATGCAGCAGATCAATCATGTGGTCTTTGATCTTGGCAAGGTGCTGGTCGATTTTTCGTACCGTCAATTTCTACCTTTGCTGCGCAGTCGCGGAGCACAGATTCGCGACGCTGAAGACTTTGCCGAGCGGGTCAATCTGATCGACTACGAACACGGCCGGCTCTCGACCGGCGCTTTTCTGCGGGGGATCAATGCGCTGCTCCGCGCACCGCTTACGGAGCCTGAACTGCAGCTGGTCTGGTGCGGCATCTTTACTCCGATGCCACAGATGTTGCATCTGGCCCGGCAGCTGAAATCACGGCTGCAGGTCTATATCCTGTCAAACACCGGTGCCATTCACTGGCAGTATCTTTGTGAACGCTTCGCACTGATGGATATGTGTAAGGACGCCTTTCCTTCCTGTGAAGTCGGCCACATGAAACCGGCGCGCGAAATATATACCCTCGCCGAAAAACGCTTCGGTTTTACCCCGACCGAGGTGGTCTTTATCGATGACCGGCTCGAAAACGTGATCGGGGCACAGAACTGCGGCTGGCATGGCATTCAACACCAGAGCTACGGTCAAACCTGCGAAGCTCTGCTTGAATTAGGGGTTCACCCCTCCGAAGTCTGA
- a CDS encoding translation initiation factor Sui1: MKNTDNRLVYSDEIGTDCPRCGKALKKCSCQASPKKSEGPVRVERQTRGRKGKGVSLISGLPLAEAQLKDLAKELKQRCGCGGTVKNGIIEIQTDQRDLLIEELLKKGYHAKKAGG; encoded by the coding sequence ATGAAAAACACCGACAACCGCCTGGTCTATTCAGACGAGATCGGGACCGACTGCCCCAGGTGCGGCAAGGCCCTGAAAAAATGCAGTTGCCAGGCCTCCCCAAAAAAGAGCGAGGGGCCGGTGCGGGTCGAACGTCAGACCAGAGGGCGTAAAGGCAAGGGGGTGAGTCTGATCAGTGGCCTGCCGCTGGCCGAGGCGCAACTCAAAGACCTGGCGAAGGAGTTGAAACAGCGCTGCGGCTGCGGCGGCACGGTCAAAAACGGCATCATTGAAATCCAGACCGACCAGCGCGATCTGCTGATCGAAGAATTGCTCAAAAAAGGCTATCACGCCAAAAAAGCCGGTGGTTGA
- a CDS encoding molybdopterin-dependent oxidoreductase → MTAKLLPSVCPYDCPDCCGLLVEVKNDQVLRVTGDPDHPMTRGSLCAKMNHYEKTVHSERRLTTPLLRCGAKGAGQFRPISWDEAIASIATRWREIIATDGPEAILPYSYAGTMGVIQRNAGHPFFHRMGASQLVRGICTPAKGAGWEALMGETPAPDPTDVLHSDLVILWSSNAAATNIHFLQLVKQAKLKGARVWMIDLYRNQTAGLADRTLLLKPGTDAALALGLMHIWTRDGLCDQEFIAQQVLGFSELEAQILPAYSPAAVSRITGLSSAQIEELARVFAAARAPFISLGGGVSRYANGAMSVRCIVALPALIGAWGKPGGGCFVGTSTGAAFDMQQVERRDLLPERPPRSINMSQLGDALNKLTDPPLKSLFIYCSNPAVVAPDQNRVLEGLAREDLFCVVHERFLTDSARYADIVLPACSSLETSDIYRAYGSYTVQRTRPLIPPVGQSKSNLEVFALLAKAMGYEDAGFYQSAEEKIEQLSTNDWWRGVDMKSLAAGRPALLRPPPQGSGYATSSGKIEILNASIDEPLPRYLPPTTSGFPLQLVTAPALKTLNSTFFERDDLRDTEMQVKIHPGEAAERGLTSGERVTAFNALGEVDFLLLLDEGVPTGLAIAEGVWWCEFVRGSRTVNALTAQHLTDLGGGSTFYDNQIELRRAAGRPPHS, encoded by the coding sequence ATGACAGCAAAGCTACTGCCTTCCGTCTGCCCCTACGATTGTCCCGACTGCTGCGGGCTGCTGGTCGAAGTTAAAAACGACCAGGTTTTGCGCGTCACGGGAGATCCGGACCATCCCATGACGCGCGGCAGCCTATGCGCCAAGATGAATCATTATGAAAAAACCGTTCATTCAGAGCGCCGCCTGACCACCCCGCTACTGCGCTGCGGAGCCAAGGGGGCAGGCCAATTCCGCCCGATCTCCTGGGACGAAGCGATCGCCAGCATCGCGACCCGCTGGCGCGAGATCATCGCCACCGACGGCCCCGAGGCGATTCTCCCCTACTCTTATGCGGGGACGATGGGCGTGATTCAACGCAACGCCGGGCACCCCTTCTTTCATCGCATGGGTGCATCACAGCTGGTGCGCGGGATCTGCACCCCTGCCAAGGGCGCCGGCTGGGAAGCGCTGATGGGTGAGACCCCGGCGCCGGACCCGACGGACGTGCTGCACAGCGACCTGGTCATCCTCTGGAGCAGCAATGCGGCGGCCACCAATATTCACTTCTTGCAGCTGGTCAAACAGGCGAAGCTGAAGGGGGCCAGGGTCTGGATGATCGATCTCTATCGCAACCAGACCGCCGGGCTCGCCGACCGAACCCTGCTGTTAAAACCGGGAACCGACGCGGCTCTGGCTTTGGGGTTGATGCATATCTGGACACGGGACGGACTCTGCGACCAGGAGTTTATCGCGCAGCAGGTGCTGGGATTCAGCGAACTTGAGGCACAGATCCTGCCCGCCTATTCACCCGCAGCTGTCAGCCGCATCACCGGACTGTCCAGCGCGCAGATTGAAGAACTGGCTCGGGTCTTCGCCGCGGCCAGGGCCCCCTTTATCAGCTTGGGCGGCGGCGTCTCCCGCTACGCCAACGGGGCGATGTCGGTGCGCTGTATCGTCGCGCTCCCGGCGCTGATCGGGGCCTGGGGAAAACCGGGCGGCGGTTGTTTCGTCGGCACCAGCACTGGTGCGGCCTTCGATATGCAGCAGGTCGAACGGCGCGACCTGCTGCCAGAGCGGCCACCCCGCAGCATCAACATGAGTCAGCTCGGGGATGCGTTGAACAAGCTTACCGATCCGCCGCTCAAGAGCCTGTTCATCTACTGCTCCAACCCGGCGGTAGTCGCTCCCGACCAGAACCGGGTGCTCGAAGGCCTGGCGCGCGAGGATCTGTTTTGCGTCGTCCACGAGCGCTTCCTGACTGACAGCGCGCGCTATGCCGATATCGTCCTGCCGGCCTGCAGTTCGCTGGAGACCAGCGACATCTACCGCGCCTACGGCAGCTATACAGTGCAACGCACCCGCCCGCTCATCCCTCCAGTAGGTCAATCAAAATCGAATCTCGAAGTATTTGCTCTTCTGGCCAAGGCGATGGGCTATGAGGATGCCGGGTTTTATCAGAGTGCCGAGGAGAAGATCGAGCAACTCAGCACCAACGATTGGTGGCGGGGGGTCGACATGAAGTCCCTCGCCGCCGGACGCCCTGCCTTGCTCAGACCTCCTCCACAGGGTTCAGGCTATGCCACATCTTCCGGCAAAATAGAGATTCTGAACGCCAGTATCGACGAGCCCCTGCCGCGCTATCTGCCTCCGACCACCAGCGGCTTCCCGCTGCAATTGGTGACTGCGCCGGCGTTAAAAACCTTAAATTCAACCTTCTTCGAACGCGATGATCTGCGCGACACAGAGATGCAGGTCAAGATTCATCCCGGCGAAGCGGCCGAACGCGGTCTGACCTCGGGAGAACGAGTCACTGCTTTCAATGCCCTGGGCGAAGTTGATTTTTTACTGTTACTGGATGAAGGGGTACCTACCGGGTTGGCGATTGCCGAGGGGGTCTGGTGGTGTGAATTTGTCCGGGGGAGTCGCACAGTGAACGCCCTGACCGCGCAACACCTGACCGATCTGGGGGGTGGCAGCACCTTTTATGACAACCAGATTGAGCTGCGACGCGCGGCAGGCCGCCCGCCTCATAGTTAA
- a CDS encoding TIGR00730 family Rossman fold protein gives MELHFDRHNGEIDRLIDELMARVGVYHPEMIRQMILGALKSGQENDYLADQKLMRTTMKEMRFTNKVFAPYRNRRKVSIFGSARISPEDPLYRKCVEFSRLLVKRGYMVITGGGPGIMQAGNEGAGAENSFAINIELPFEQHTNPVMDGSDKAINYKYFFNRKVAFLKEADAVVLFPGGFGTLDEGMEIMTLIQTGKNPPIPLVMIDDDNGGYWDKFLDFIRDPLFKRGLISAEDFSLFTITRDPLEAVNLIDDFYRNYHSTRFVKGKLVIRLNRALDSEHLKVLRDEFSEIITPGGHLQLTSALPEEADQPDLSQLPRLTMEFNRRSYGLLQAFIRRINSFE, from the coding sequence ATGGAGCTACATTTTGATCGCCACAATGGCGAAATCGATCGTCTTATTGATGAATTGATGGCACGGGTCGGGGTCTATCATCCTGAAATGATTCGTCAGATGATTCTGGGCGCGCTCAAGTCCGGGCAGGAAAATGATTATTTGGCCGATCAAAAATTGATGCGCACCACCATGAAGGAGATGCGCTTCACTAATAAGGTCTTCGCGCCATATCGCAACCGCCGGAAAGTCAGCATCTTCGGTAGCGCAAGGATCTCACCCGAGGATCCGCTTTATCGAAAGTGCGTCGAATTTTCACGCCTTCTCGTCAAACGTGGCTACATGGTGATTACCGGTGGCGGTCCCGGGATCATGCAAGCTGGCAACGAGGGCGCCGGAGCGGAAAATTCATTTGCGATCAATATCGAACTGCCTTTTGAGCAACACACCAACCCGGTGATGGATGGTAGTGACAAGGCGATTAACTACAAGTATTTCTTTAACCGAAAGGTCGCTTTTTTGAAAGAGGCTGACGCTGTCGTGCTCTTTCCTGGAGGGTTCGGTACCCTTGACGAGGGGATGGAGATCATGACCCTGATTCAGACCGGGAAAAATCCGCCGATTCCGTTGGTGATGATTGATGATGACAACGGCGGTTACTGGGATAAGTTTCTGGATTTTATTCGTGACCCGCTGTTCAAGCGTGGCCTGATCAGCGCCGAAGATTTCAGCCTCTTTACCATCACTCGTGATCCGCTTGAGGCGGTGAATCTGATCGATGACTTTTATCGAAACTATCACAGCACACGATTTGTTAAGGGGAAGCTGGTCATCCGTCTCAATCGAGCGCTCGATTCCGAACATCTCAAGGTGCTGCGGGATGAATTCAGTGAGATCATCACCCCGGGAGGTCATTTACAACTGACGAGTGCTCTCCCGGAAGAGGCTGATCAGCCCGATCTAAGTCAGCTGCCGCGGCTTACGATGGAGTTCAATCGTCGTAGCTACGGTCTTCTCCAGGCGTTTATTCGCCGCATCAACTCTTTTGAATGA